One Eremothecium cymbalariae DBVPG#7215 chromosome 2, complete sequence DNA window includes the following coding sequences:
- the RIB4 gene encoding lumazine synthase RIB4 (similar to Ashbya gossypii AGR396W) yields the protein MAISGLANSDQKYDGSSLKIAILHARWNKNIIDALVSGAVKTMQSLGVKEQNIHIESVPGSYELPFAASRLVAKAEARGVHYDAIIPIGVLIKGDSMHFEYICEAVSRALMELQFKINIPVIFGILTCLSEKQALIRSGLFPVASGHNHGEDFGAVAVEMAVKFGH from the coding sequence ATGGCAATTTCTGGCTTGGCTAATTCGGATCAGAAATACGATGgttcttcattaaaaatCGCTATTCTGCATGCTCGTTGGAACAAGAACATAATTGACGCATTAGTCAGCGGTGCTGTGAAGACCATGCAAAGTCTAGGAGTCAAAGAGCAGAACATTCATATTGAAAGTGTTCCAGGTTCTTATGAATTACCATTTGCTGCCAGTAGACTTGTTGCTAAAGCTGAAGCTAGGGGTGTGCATTACGATGCAATTATTCCAATCGGTGTGTTGATCAAAGGAGACAGTATGCACTTTGAGTACATTTGTGAAGCTGTAAGTCGTGCATTGATGGAATTGCAGTTCAAGATTAACATTCCAGttatatttggaattttgaCGTGTTTGAGTGAAAAACAAGCATTGATTCGTTCTGGGCTTTTTCCAGTAGCATCTGGTCATAACCACGGAGAAGACTTTGGCGCAGTCGCCGTGGAAATGGCAGTTAAATTCGGACACTAA
- the RPD3 gene encoding histone deacetylase RPD3 (similar to Ashbya gossypii AGR395W), with amino-acid sequence MVFVQKPFDDLTVNSSQKKRVAYFYDADVGNYAYGAGHPMKPHRIRMTHSLIMNYGLYKKMEIYRAKPATKQEMCQFHTDEYIDFLSRVTPDNLDMFQKESVKFNVGDDCPVFDGLYEYCSISGGGSMEGAARLNRGKCDVAINYAGGLHHAKKSEASGFCYLNDIVLGIIELLRYHPRVLYIDIDVHHGDGVEEAFYTTDRVMTCSFHKYGEFFPGTGELRDTGVGKGKYYSVNVPLRDGIDDATYKSVFEPVIGKIMEWYQPSAVVLQCGGDSLSGDRLGCFNLSMRGHANCVNYVKSFGIPMMVVGGGGYTMRNVARTWAFETGLLNNIVLDEELPYNDYYEYYGPDYKLDVRPSNMFNVNSPEYLDKVLMAIINNLEHTKYAPSVQLNHVPRDPEDLGDVEEDTHEAKDTLGGSQFARDQIVEKENEFY; translated from the coding sequence ATGGTATTTGTACAGAAACCTTTTGATGATCTTACTGTTAACTCCTCTCAGAAGAAAAGAGTCGCGTACTTTTATGACGCTGATGTAGGGAACTACGCTTATGGAGCAGGTCATCCTATGAAGCCCCATAGAATAAGAATGACACACTCATTAATAATGAATTATGGCTTGTATAAGAAAATGGAAATATACAGGGCAAAGCCTGCTACAAAGCAAGAGATGTGTCAGTTTCATACAGATGAGTACATTGATTTTCTATCTCGTGTAACTCCAGATAACCTAGACatgtttcaaaaagaaagtgTAAAATTTAACGTTGGTGATGATTGTCCCGTATTTGATGGTTTATATGAGTATTGTAGCATATCTGGTGGTGGTTCTATGGAAGGTGCAGCTCGTTTAAACCGCGGCAAATGCGACGTTGCTATTAACTATGCAGGCGGTCTACATCATGCTAAAAAATCTGAAGCTTCTGGTTTTTGTTACTTGAACGACATTGTCTTAGGTATCATTGAATTGTTGAGATATCATCCAAGAGTTCTTTACATAGATATCGATGTACATCATGGTGATGGTGTTGAGGAGGCTTTTTATACTACTGATCGTGTTATGACATGCTCTTTCCACAAATACGGTGAATTTTTCCCCGGTACTGGTGAACTGAGGGATACCGGTGTTGGAAAAGGTAAGTATTATTCCGTGAATGTGCCATTGAGGGATGGTATTGATGACGCAACCTATAAATCTGTTTTTGAACCTGTCATTGGAAAAATTATGGAATGGTATCAACCATCTGCAGTAGTTTTGCAGTGTGGAGGAGATTCTCTTTCTGGTGATCGTTTAGGTTGCTTCAATTTATCCATGAGAGGGCATGCGAACTGTGTGAACTATGTCAAATCCTTTGGCATTCCAATGATGGTTGTCGGTGGAGGTGGTTATACGATGAGAAACGTTGCCCGTACTTGGGCTTTTGAAACAGGTTTACTAAACAATATCGTCTTAGATGAAGAGCTACCATACAATGATTATTACGAGTACTATGGGCCAGATTATAAATTGGACGTTAGGCCTTCTAATATGTTCAATGTAAATAGTCcagaatatttggataAAGTCCTAATGGCTATAATAAACAATCTAGAACACACAAAATATGCTCCTAGTGTTCAATTAAATCATGTGCCTAGAGATCCTGAAGATCTAGGTGATGTCGAAGAAGATACGCATGAAGCTAAGGACACTCTTGGTGGTTCACAATTCGCCAGAGATCAAATTgtagaaaaagaaaatgaattcTATTGA